One Cardiocondyla obscurior isolate alpha-2009 linkage group LG02, Cobs3.1, whole genome shotgun sequence genomic window, TTGAGACTTCTAATGTATTATCTGTACATAAATCTTAGTTATGCGTTATTGTAAagcaacttttaatttaagtttgtaaacggtttttaataatatataaaatatttgattttgatGAATTCCATTTTGTAGCGTTAATAAGAGTAGTACATCGTTGAATCatctaataaataacaatttattaagttgatttcatatacatatcaaattattaactttatcttTCTGTATATTTAACGACTTTTCTTGTAGACGAAAATGCTAgttgcatatttattttgaatttaaaagtaaGTACAAaagaatgtatatataattttgttttcttttacagaaatattgttttgcattgagaaaataaatttatattttctaatgTAAGAAACGtgtgataataaaaagacatttttcaTATCCTTTAGAACATATTTACatgatttattatatatttaaaacaaaggcAATATATTTTCTACCTTTTTCGCGTCTACAATAGTTTGTCATGTTTTGAGCGctattcttttctattttacaaGTCATAACGCAAAAATGTAGAAATGACTTAATCTAacacaatatatttttgttgttctttgtatgtatattaaaaatataaaaattaaaagtcaaaATTTAGTAGTTTTCGAATCATTATGTGAGCGACTGTAATTGTAAGTTCACATTAGACATGTGATATATTCAGATCATGCATTTGTTAACACATAAAACCAACATCAACAAGCTGATTTATTCCAGAGAATTCAACATCAGAAGCTGCTTCAGCACTTTGGTTTGGCTTGTCTCTCTGATCTCACCAGCCAAGAACATTTCATCTACAACAGTGTACacctaaaatataattgtaaccataattattattatcaaataatgccagttatataataatagtaatgtaattaaattttttaggaTTACTTTCATGATAATTTAAGTAAAGAAATGATTGATTTTTGCAAAGTTTATGGTAAATAATTGCTAAGACATGAATCAAAAAAAGTGAGGAAGAATaccttgtaaaaattaaagactaAATCCAGCTCACATACATTATGGAAGTACTCATTCAGTACTTCAACAAAGTTGTGTATTGCTTCCAAATAACAGAGATTATTGTCGTTAACATCGACACAAATGCAGAAATATAAGCCTGCATATCGCCTGTATACTATCTTGAAATTGCgaaactgaaatatataacattCAATATTTAGCATATGTGacaaacacacacacatatataatgcaaaaaaattgtatttgatCAAACCAACCTCAACAAAGTTTGTATGCTTTGCATCTCTTACAGTAACCACTGCATGAACTTCTTCTATCAATTTCTGTTTTTCATCATCATCAAAGTTCATATACCACTTTGCTAACCTAGTCTTACCAGCTCTATTTTGTATGAGGATAAATCgtatctgcaaaaaaaaaaaaagaaacaagtaTTCAAAgcttaattacattttcttaaaaaaaattgttttcttatttaaatattattaattcaattcttcacatttttaactgaaaatgtaaaataattctcaaagatgctgcattttaattttcaatttacagcttttaataaagcaaacactacaatatatatattttttatcaacgaATGTCACAAAtcgtatttaaatttgtcaaaAGAATGGCTCAACCACCTAACAGAagcaaaaattacattttaacgcATATTTTTCCGTGCATATTGTCCTTGTTCATATTCTTATCAGTGTTAAAAGctgacattaattaaatttcagtaaaatattttcacacgTACCATTTTGAAAGGTAATTCGGTACACGAACGTTCTACAAAACTTTggtaaacataaaattttatcaattctCCGCCCACCACGATTACAGATGCGGCCACTTTGGAATCAAGATTTCGAGATATACTCTGTATAGTGTATAGTCTGTATGGGCAGAGCAGTGCCGCCGGCCGCGGTGAAATCCGTAAACACATTCATTTCTCGAGTCGTTGCATGGATATCGGAATTAATACTGTGTTTCTATTGGTGAATAAcaatcgcgaaatatttcgctcttgtttttcgcgttatttattaatatttaacattttccttttaaacgttaatttgCAATCTCCTGATTtaatatagattaattttacgaaattttattcattcgCTAGCACTTGATCGGAATTCAACagattttctaattttctcCACATGCAATCTAGCCTTCGAGCTTACAGTGAAGGAACGGAGAAGTTTTGAGAATCGAGTCGAAACGAAATGTGCATTTTATTCCGAGCACTGCTTTAAGGTATCCCGTTTAAATTACACTTGACACGTGCACATAAGATATCTTTGCTGTATGTAAAAACGTAGTATGGTGTGATACCATTGAATTTTCTGCGCTGTTTGTTAAATACGTTATATAAGTTAAAATGAGATGATCTTGCCACTTAACACATGTATCTACAAACTTGCTtcatatatactttatttatgttatcgcacatatttttatcctgtcatttttctttcgttctttctttttgttttctcgTTTTCAGTGTAAGCATTATAAAATAGCGAAAAAAAGGATTTAAAAAAGGGATGATCAACTAAATTGATTTCAGGTGATAAACGTTtgttgtatatatgtatgtactaCATACGTCTCGTTTCGCAAACTGGCAGACTTCTCGTCTTACTTGAGAAGACAAATGAAGATTTCtctagaaaaataaaattctgcgGTTATCAAGTGCACAGAATGCTCTTTGAAAACATGAACAACGATCCAGGTATCATCTGCTTCCGTCATTGTTCAGCGAAGAATGTATTTTGTTTCCGCGTGCCAGCGACGTGCCCGATGTGCTCGTCGGAGATACAAAACTTCATTACGGATCCATTTCGTGTTCCATATCCATTTGCGAATGCTGCACACAGTCCGACGAGTGTCGTGATTCGGCCTTTGCGAGGTAGCTTTCTTGATTACAATGTAACGAGTGACAACCTGCATATCGGAATAGTCGATTCTACCGGTAGTATTTTGGAATTTGACAAGGaaggattaataaaaaatgacacaGCTAGATGGACTGATTGCATCGCCTTAGAAATCATACCAGCTGCTTGGGCTGCACGATGGGATGAGACATTATTGCTCATGTCGAACGATCCCAAGTGGAAATCTGTTTATTACAATGCCATCAGCatgaattgttttaattttgttttagaatttttcaataatttaggATACATGGATTTGAGATTTGAAAGTAAGGAGGACTTATGTGagcgattaatattattaaaaatgcataatgCAATTCGTTACATTTCGTTGTACAGAGCCTTGAAGGATGAGGAGTATCTACTACTAGATTACCAtgcttaatatatttattcctgtcactttttccattttatattgttatacTGTTTGTAACttacataataaaaacataataaaCATTCACCTCATTATTTGACGccacaaatttctttttctattgaCAAAACACAAAATTGTGAAAAGAAAGTTACAtaaggaataattttttatataaataaaagttggATAAGTTAGATAAGAGTGGCATTTGTTTAtcgaagaaatataaataattaatcttattccGTGATATTTATCATGtattagtaaattaatattttattacgagaatTTCTTCATAACGTTTAATGACGAAATATCTTTGCAGTAAATGAAATACCAACGAAGGGCGTGATAAATAACGCAAGATGATGATACTTACAAGGATCAGGCCATCTCTATTAAACAAATGGGGTGACGAATGCTTTCGACAGAAGTGCTCGttaagaaaaatgataaatgtaaaaaaagtaatagataataaatttgatgTGATTGTTGTTGGTGGCGGTCATGCCGGAACTGAAGCGTCTGCTGCTGCCGTTAGAATGGGTGCAAAAACACTGTTGGTCACTCAGAAAAAAAGTACCATAGGTGcgtatacttttaaattttaaataataatggtGTGCTAAAGTTTAAATTTCGCAACATGTAATAAgcacttttatttaaagttaaattgaCATAATATACTTTAATACAATTACATTTGCAGGAGAAATGTCATGTAATCCATCCTTTGGTGGAATTGGAAAGGGCCATTTGATGAGAGAGGTGGATGCTTTAGATGGAGTATGCTGTCGAATATGCGATATTTCAGGGATACACTACAAAGTCTTGAACAAACGTAAGGGGCCAGCGGTATGGGGCCTCAGAGCTCAAATCGACAGAGCGCTGTATAAGAAGCACCTTCAAGCAGAACTTTTCAGTATGCCTGGATTACATATTTACGAATCCTCTGTAGAAGATCTAATCTTGAAGAACGATCTGATGTTCTGTCAAGGAGTAATTCTCAGTATGTTtggatttttttataaactaaaaagCAAGTTTGAaatgttttactttaattaaaatgataaaaatgtagtTGATTACATTTACAGAAGATGGAACGGAAATATTTGGTGACGCGGTGATTATAACTACAGGAACTTTTTTGAAAGGCCAAATAAACATCGGATTAGAAAAAAGACCTGCAGGCAGATTGGACGATGAACCTAGCATTGGCTTGGCTAATACGCTCGACAGACTTGGATTTCGAATAGGAAGATTGAAAACTGGCAAGAACAATACTTtacgcaatatattttttaaataaaataaaattatataatgtactaatcattaaatttatgttttattttttattgtaatatagtatatataattaaaattttaataatctacTAATTAtgcatgtattattattaatataacaacttattaattaatattatgtatgtaCTTTTAGGCACTCCACCGAGATTGGAGAAAGAAAGTATAGACTTCACCAAGTGTTTGAAATCTTTGCCGGACGATTCTCCTATACCATTTTCGTTTATGAGTGATAACGTATGGTTACCGTCCAACAAACAAGTGCTAACGTACCTGACATATACAAATGAAAATGTTGCAAAGATCATAAGGGATAATATGCATTGTAATTTACATGTAACAGAGGAATTATCAGGCCCCCGATATTGCCCGAGTATAGAAAGTAAGATTCTACGATTCAAAGCGCTTAAACATCAAATCTGGCTGGAGCCGGAAGGCCTGGACTCGTCGCTAATTTATCCGAGTGGATTGTCATGTACTCTACCAGAAGATAAGCAAGTGGAACTCGTTAAGTGCATCCCAGGACTGGAAAACGCTCGTCTAGGTAATCTCTTAGATTAAGTTTTGATTACTTTTGGAAATttatcgtatttaattattcgtaaatcttatttgcaaatttttataatatcacattaatgttattcaaatatttataattaagctCTGGTGATGATAGAGCCCttttattatacgtaatttttttagaaagtttttccaattttcttttatatttatattttaattcagtAAAACCTGGCTACGGTGTCGAGTATGATTACATAGATCCCAGGGAACTGACCACTCAATTGGAGACGAAAAAAATTCCAGGATTATTTCTCGCTGGGCAAATAAATGGCACCACCGGCTATGAAGAAGCAGCCGCACAAGGTATCATCGCGGGTGTTAACGCGGCTGCTAAGGTGATTAGTGTTATATACAAAGTCCTTATAGAGAATgttaacatttttcaattttgagaaaaaactaatttaaaatttactaaCTTTCTGTAAATTAAgcggtttaattttttttaataattaatttagcttATCTTTTATAtgtctttattttacgattataaaTCTTTAACTTATTCCAAACATGACTTTTTTATTGCTAATCGAAAAGTTAGTAACTATAACtctattttatatgcattttgAATAAACAAGTCTGTATATATTTAGGTATTTAATAAGCCGCCACTTTTGATAAGTCGAACCGAAGGGTATATTGGCGTTCTTATTGATGATTTAATAACGGAAGGTACTACGGAACCGTACAGAATGTTCACCAGCAGATCGGAATTTCGTCTGAGCTTGCGTCCTGATAACGCTGATCAAAGATTAACAGAAAAGGGGTATGCGATAGGCTGCGTTTCCCGCGAGAGAATTGAGAGGACGagagcaatttttaataaaatgcaggAAGCTATACAAATACTCAAAAGTGACGTACGGACGGTCAATAAATGGCGGTATATGTTGGACATGAAAAAGTCAAAGTCTACTGAGTACAAGTCGGCATTTGATATGTTCTCCATAACTGATGAGGAAGTTACATTCACACAACTTGTGAAACTGTTACCGAGTTTAAAACATATGGATGAAGATCCCAATCTTGCGAGAAGAGTAGAGGTTTGTGAATTCATTATTGAACATATATCGtatcttggaaaaaaaagtctaattaaaaaaaaagggattgaAATATGTGTAACATAAGTTTCAATACTTTCAACCAAATATATTTGAATGTGTAAAAGTCAAATGtattcgcaaatatttttgtaacacgtaataattttattttcagatagaggcaaaatataattatgttgtCGCAGAGCAGCAGGTCCAAGTCGATGACATTAGGAGAAATGAAAAGATGATCATACCCGAGGATATCGACTATAACAGGTAAAGATTAAAGAATCGtctatttaattacttaattagtatgttgtaaaattaataaacataataaTGTTCTAAATATTCAAGAAAAGTACGAGATTATTcatcatttatattatttgttatagtTCTGATTTAAATCTATCGAATGAAGATCGAGAAAAACTCATGAAACATTTTCCACGCAcggtaaattttttcattaattattttacaattaattaataaaaaagttacgtttctaataaattttgcaaaagtatattttttccttgcttattttaatcttaatagTATTTACTTTGACTGAGGCACaattatttccataaattaacaccttttatctattaatcaaattatgCTTATTTATACTAACGATTTGTATTACCGAGAGTTATTTTACAGATCGCAGCGGCTAATAAAATCTCGGGGGTGACACCTTCTGCTATATTGAGActactttattatattagaCAACATTCCAATGAGAATGTTGCTAGAacacaataatttattataatgaaaaataaacgtCAAGGATTTTCATAATGTGTCTAATATTTTGCTAACAAACACCAAATTATTCAAGTAAGAATTTAATCACAAGTAAATCAAATAACGATAGAATAACGTgccctttaattttttttaagaatctaaatgtatttaaaaacgtaCATTATATGTACACTGAACaacagatatggcatttgctgcggcgagcggcgacggcggctggcgtacgtgacttcccctaTTCTCGGGCGCCGAGTACGGGAGGGTGTAGTAATCCGCGTTCTCTctcagtcctctgtgaccggtgctccgtaacacatctacgcgcgcgcttcgtgtgagattcgatgcacatcacgccaagatcacgtacgctagccgccgtcgtagcACCATGAACACCATTTCTGACGGTGAGTATACAAATAAcaagtatattattataaagaagTTAATTacatactttaatatttatttcattctcCGTTGCTTTATCAGATGATTTTTAAGAGCAATTTGTTTTTCTCTAAAAGACcgttttacttttgtttttaatttctgttttaacATCGAGAatacttttccttttctcttttcacgATTTGTTGTGCTGCACAATGGattttgtcgtcgatctttgAATCCAAACTTGTCTCGCGTTTCTTGTCCTTTCTGTAAATTTAACGATGTCTAAACTATTCCAATCTTAACATGAGACtaaaacataatataatttatacgtacCTTTACCGATTGCTGCCGGGCAGCCTTATCATGTTTGCgtttcttatatatattttctatatcgCTAAGTTTCACCAATTCTCCATTTTGATTCGTCAGAATTTGGTCGTGCGACCTCTTAACGCCGCGTTTAGCATACGTTACTTCCTGCTTTGCTAATGCAACATCAATCTTTCGGAAATCTTTATCTGAGAGAATTCGTTGAGTAGATATCTCGGACGCTTTCGTTTTCCTCTCAGCCGTCAATTCTTCATTCTTTTCGGACTTGTGTTTTATCCTCTTTTCCAATTTTTGTGCTTTCTTCATCTGCTtcgttaaaacatttttctttcgcaaaaCTTGATTTGTTTCTCTATTTTGGCTATTTTCTTCACAAGTATTTTGTGTACCAATAGTTTCGCTGTCCAATAGTGTCTTATCATTTTCATTCTTACAAATAGAAGATCTTGTCGTTTCATCTAAATCGACCGATTCGTTTATTCTGATTTCTTCTTCGCTAGTTTCCTCTTCACTAATATCCTCTTCATTACTTTCCTCTTCTTCGCTAGTTTCCTCTTTGCTGCTTGTACTTATGTCAATCCATTCGTCATCATCCTATATTTTCaaagatacattttttaaaatatattttacaaaaaacaaatgtcAGAagattcaaatatttttacttacctCTTCGTCGCtatcattttctttattattcttagCAGGTTGATTATACAAAACTTCTGCCCCTGGTACAAACTCACTTGCTCGAATTTCACCATACTTGGAAGATTTTATCATAATATTGGCCTCTGTAGGACgacctttctcttttttatgtaataaatcaGGCATTACACGTCTAAATGTTCCAATTAAAGAATGCGCTGCCATCATAACAGAACGTTCTTTGTAGTGTTTGTATCGTGTTAAATCCTCAAGCAAATCTTCATTCATGGCCAATGGACATCGTGTGCATATTTCACGTACGGTGTTTAAACTgcaaatacataattaataatgtacatacatacatatatgtatgtatatatgtaaaatcgttagaattaaagtaaaagtaaGTCGAAATACCCAATAGCCATAACATCCGCAGAATTTCTTTCAGTTACAAAATTGTTTGCCAGCGTTTTTAAAACGGGTTCCAACACCTCAGGGGGAACTAACTCGTGCGCAGCTTGAGCTATAAACTGTAACAGTTTGGTAAcctctggaaaaaaaaaacatatattccATAAGTTCACGCTTTGCTTTTTGTTGcgcgagaataaataaaataagagcaACACAGTAAgagtataaaaaagaaactaattaagaaattaatagaaaaaaaattaatattcgaatatgttgatacattatattaatctCACCTCGTTGATGGGGTTGAAGGAACCTTTGTATATATGGATAAAAGtttaagagaaataaattgtgCAAGCCAATAAGTCTAGAAACAACATCCAACGTCATGAGTTTCACTTCAAAtctatcattatttttttctatctgcTTGAACAGTTTTTCAGCAAAATCCTGGGGATCGTGAATTAAATgtaacgctgaaaaattatattgcggCGCCttagattttttctttttcgccttctaaaaatgtacataaaaattaaaagctatAGTTTACATTTCCTATAAACGTTACAAAttccaaatattaaattacttaccACGAATGTTTGTTTAGCCTTCTTCAATTGCTTCTgccttttcttcgtttttttatttactttattagCCATCATAATTTCCCTCACACTTGGTTCATCATCCGAATCGCTGTCATCGCTGTCTTTTTCTTCGGGATCAGTTcctaaaaagaattttaaactGGCTACTGCTACTTTTGTTACTTTCGAGAAGCAGCCTGTGGCTATGACGTTAACGGTCTTGATATCATTCCAGACATTCTTGTTGTACAGCTCTATCATAATATCTACGGACATCTTTGCGGCTTTAACATTAGGATTTTTCAGCATGGAAAACATAAAGTTTTGTAATACTGTATTGATCTTGGCATTTTTATGCTTTGCATTAACGTTTTTTATATCTGTAACTATGTGCGTTTGAAGAAACTGCCTTAAAGCCTTATCCTGACATTTTAAAAGCTCAAAAAATAAACTGAGTAGAGCAGTGGGTTCCAAAAGAGATTTATTACGCAGCTGAATCAACGCTTTACAAAACgtctgtaaaaagaaaaaaaaaagagtaaaagagacagaattataattacatacaatatatattttgcatttgATACCTAGTGTTATTTAATGCTTACCATTCGCATTTCATTGTCTAGAATGATATTATGAGTTTGTAATATGTCAACAATCTCTTGAGGATATGTTTTCAAATCACCTGGATAACAATGAGCTACCtataatgatatataaaaagGTAGACAAGCAATTTGGCACATGGGTTAATTTTtcgagtaattttttaaattataaaaaaatcaattatgtAGCTAATTCAAATTAtgatatattgttttatatatcaCTTTATgcatgcaaaaaaaattactgtatttcattataatttaaacattaacaCAATTGTAAAACGCTTCATATATGTAAATGTTAATGCAGCataggaaataatttaaataaacatagTATCCGTACTtgcaaagtttttaattaaaagaaaactaaatTCTTGTTTATACAAATTACATTTCTCGTATTTCAAATTATGTCATGCATTACACAAACTCGATTacatatgaaatatatataaaaataaaatcttattctaaagtataaattaagaTGTTATATACGTAAATGTGTTTTTTAGTACTCAAGAAGCTTTTGTGTAACAaacagttaaataaaattaaagtggaAACACAcgtgaaattataaatgaagataaatataatgaatTGCGTGTATATGAAGTGTAATTAGGATTGATTGTTTAAACTTTTTGATAACTTTACTTggcaaataatatattatgtgtccttatttaattagaaaggAAGATATTCAccaaaaaaagtacaaaaaattaGGAACAACTAGCCCTTAATCCATGTTCGTGCTCAAGTAATGCTTTATGTCAAAGCCAATCGTTTTAGCTACGACGATAATAAAGTCGTGACTTGCGCAGCATTTAAATTTAGTCTCATCCAATTGTGTAACGTTATCTCCTGCAATAGACAACAGACCAAGCTGGCACATAGTAGATATCTGAGCCAACAAATTAGCATTGATATCCACCTTTTCGTTAAGAATAGCGCAGAAAATCGCGAGCATTCTCGAAATGGTGAAAACGCGAGATTTCTTTTGCAAGTCATTTTCCGTTTTTTTAACtgatcgtaatttttttcgtctcttACTACTTTgcttcataaaaatatgcttaTCATACTTTGCAGGATTGTGCGAAGCTAAATATCCCGCGATTAGCATGTACTTGGCGTAAAAAGGTAGTTCAAAACTCAAAGCCAGTTTTGTTGTCGACTCGATCTCTCTTGAAATTTCATGATTGGGTTGCAAAAAATCCCCTGTGGAAACCCTAAGGTAAATAATTTCCAGATTGGATCTCAAAGTGGCAGAGATATTTCGCCATAATGCGGCAACATTATCCGGTTCGATTCGTTTGCTTTCTACAGGTTCCACGtacttgataaaattaattttggccATGTACCGAAGCTCGTTAAAATCTCGGCAAAAGcgaaaaaatacagaaagaaagagattcaaataattcttataaaaatcCGTATTACAATTCGCTGGTTTGTCTAATAGCAGCAGTTCGGCCATTTCGTCTTTCGTATATTGCgggaaataaatctttattggCTTCAATGCGCCTATTTTGCCGTTATATTTATCCCATGCGATGTCACTTATCAAAATCGTGCACACATTAATGCCAGATAACTCTTTGAGTCTCAAGATCGCCGGCAAAAAGGTCGCGTCAAAGTGTTTTATCTTGTAACATTTATCAAATACCAACACAATTGGGCGTTTGTCGTAGTGGAAAATCTTTTTAAGCACGGAAATAAAATCCATAATATTGTCGCAGTTGCACTTCAATTGTACATCGCTCAAGTCTCTCGTTGATTCGGCTAAATCATCCaggatataattaaatatgtgtCTACTACCTAAATGCTCTATACAATTAATGTAGCTAACAttgtactttaaataattgagcAGGCTTTGTATAATTAACGATTTTCCAGTAGCCATATGTCCATAAACAAATATGCTCTCTGGCATCGGTTCGTCAGCTGTACCAATTAAAGAATACAGCTGCATTATAATCTTCTCACGacacaaaattttattcttctttgcaatcttttttaaatacctcTCCATGTTTGCACTTTAAAATTACCCAAGGAATAAGACCGAAATTTActcttcaatttttatcattaactaTGCTACATGTATCTGAGAATGATGACAGCTTTGACAAATTATTTGTGCACTTACAAcagatgtatatatatatatatatatatatatttatacatatatatatatatattttttttatttattaattaatttttttgtttcttattgCTTTTATGATTTAAGCATGTATGTACTTGCTAACCTGAGCTAAGAAGATTATCAGCTCATCAAGACTTTTGTTAAATTGAGTGGGCTCTAGATGGAAAACTTCTAAAGTAGACTTGTAGTGTTGATATTGTTGAAGAAACTGTAagcaaattatataattcattagtattatttttaataagcaaatattattattttttttaatagtggtttttaatttttattaatactttaattttatgaaatatcaactaaaaaaataaaggagtATATAAAGTACATAGaaactcattaaaaaaaattcatacataaaatgcaatttatacataaaataaatatagaaaagtataatatacTCAGATAAAGAGGTTACCTCTTCCTTGTAAGACTCTGGATCACGTTTGATAAGATTTTGCAGTTGTGGAAGATTATCCGGTAGTTGGTTGTTGTGTCTTACCATATTTAAAACCTAATTAAACGcctgaaaaaaattcttttaataattaaaaaaaaagattgcgattattaataaaaaatattttatcaattttaataaaatataaaaacgtttttaCACTTGCATACTCACACAGCTTGGAAACTAATTAACCTTCATAAATTTTTGGTTTAAATTCGTGGTGAAGCACTATAATCTATTTTCATCCTGTGTATGTTAAACAACAAATCGTAAGTTTTTTAGTCcttaacaatttcttttacgtGAAATATCGTAACTTTAAATTCGTCGAAAACCGTTTTCTTTCTATGCTTTACGCCTCATGTGGCCTCATGTGCGaaatcttcttctttttctaatgTTGAGTGGCACGGGTGGCACccagtggtcgcagattttagacgggcaacatacgcacactaggcacaatgccgtgtccgtgtgtgcccgtagcgccagctaatgcctcggacgcagagagcccaactcggaatcgtgGCTTCCACGCGTTCAGATATAGagactcgtccgtgtgaagccagcgtttcggctgccgtcggatagaagaacaggccagacctatacactgtctgtcctgttctttcgtggcgtcgccggcacatatcgcagatccgcttctcggtaacatcgcggagtcttaaataattttaaatagtacgaaatccgagtcaccgaattgtgtattgtacgacattttcaagatataatgtaatataaatttttaatgtacaatgcagcaaaaattttccgtcccacttaaacagactgcggactgtcggttgtatatacttttcatattttctgcaagtacaaccggtgtggt contains:
- the Mys45a gene encoding protein SDA1 homolog encodes the protein MVRHNNQLPDNLPQLQNLIKRDPESYKEEFLQQYQHYKSTLEVFHLEPTQFNKSLDELIIFLAQVAHCYPGDLKTYPQEIVDILQTHNIILDNEMRMTFCKALIQLRNKSLLEPTALLSLFFELLKCQDKALRQFLQTHIVTDIKNVNAKHKNAKINTVLQNFMFSMLKNPNVKAAKMSVDIMIELYNKNVWNDIKTVNVIATGCFSKVTKVAVASLKFFLGTDPEEKDSDDSDSDDEPSVREIMMANKVNKKTKKRQKQLKKAKQTFVKAKKKKSKAPQYNFSALHLIHDPQDFAEKLFKQIEKNNDRFEVKLMTLDVVSRLIGLHNLFLLNFYPYIQRFLQPHQREVTKLLQFIAQAAHELVPPEVLEPVLKTLANNFVTERNSADVMAIGLNTVREICTRCPLAMNEDLLEDLTRYKHYKERSVMMAAHSLIGTFRRVMPDLLHKKEKGRPTEANIMIKSSKYGEIRASEFVPGAEVLYNQPAKNNKENDSDEEDDDEWIDISTSSKEETSEEEESNEEDISEEETSEEEIRINESVDLDETTRSSICKNENDKTLLDSETIGTQNTCEENSQNRETNQVLRKKNVLTKQMKKAQKLEKRIKHKSEKNEELTAERKTKASEISTQRILSDKDFRKIDVALAKQEVTYAKRGVKRSHDQILTNQNGELVKLSDIENIYKKRKHDKAARQQSVKKGQETRDKFGFKDRRQNPLCSTTNREKRKGKVFSMLKQKLKTKVKRSFREKQIALKNHLIKQRRMK
- the Orc5 gene encoding origin recognition complex subunit 5, translated to MERYLKKIAKKNKILCREKIIMQLYSLIGTADEPMPESIFVYGHMATGKSLIIQSLLNYLKYNVSYINCIEHLGSRHIFNYILDDLAESTRDLSDVQLKCNCDNIMDFISVLKKIFHYDKRPIVLVFDKCYKIKHFDATFLPAILRLKELSGINVCTILISDIAWDKYNGKIGALKPIKIYFPQYTKDEMAELLLLDKPANCNTDFYKNYLNLFLSVFFRFCRDFNELRYMAKINFIKYVEPVESKRIEPDNVAALWRNISATLRSNLEIIYLRVSTGDFLQPNHEISREIESTTKLALSFELPFYAKYMLIAGYLASHNPAKYDKHIFMKQSSKRRKKLRSVKKTENDLQKKSRVFTISRMLAIFCAILNEKVDINANLLAQISTMCQLGLLSIAGDNVTQLDETKFKCCASHDFIIVVAKTIGFDIKHYLSTNMD